The Candidatus Zixiibacteriota bacterium genomic interval AAAGGCGGCTGCAGCAAAGATATAAAGTGGAGGAAATATGAGATTTAAAACAAACAAAGCAAAACTGAATACGGCTGTGTCTCGTCTTCAAAGCATAGTGCCGCCGAAATCGACAATCCCTATTCTGTCCAACATATTATTTGATCTTCAGGGCGATAAACTGGAGTTGAAAGCAACAGACCTTGATGTGTCAATGACCTCCACAATAGATGTTGAGGTTTTAGATAAAGGCAGCATCACAGTTCCGGCGAAAGTGTTTTCAGAGATAGTAAAGGAGCTTCCCGATTACGAGTTGGAGATTATCGCCTCGGAAAACAGGATGGAAATAAAATGCGGGTCGGGCACTTATAAACTCTCAGGTTTCTCGGCGGAAGATTTCCCGAAACTTCCCGATATACATCCCGGCCGTCAAATTAAGATAAAGGCGCAATCTTTTTATGAGATGATAAAAAAGGTATTGTTCGCTGTTTCAAAAGACGAAACCCGTCCGGCATTGAACGGCGTTTTATGGCATACCTCTGAGAATGGCTTAAATCTTGTCGCTACGGATGGCCACCGGTTGGCGAAAATTACTCGAACCGATATTAAAATTACCGGCTACAAGGAAGATATTGTCATTCCGCCGAAGATTCTCGATAATCTTATTAAGCTAACCAGCGACGATACCGGCGAAATCGGCGTTATCCTAAATGAAAACTCGATTGTCTTTATGCTTGAGGACGCTGTTATTACATCAAGGCTGCTTGAGGGACCCTATCCTAATTATGAACAGGTAGTGCCAAAAGATAACGACAAAATTATGTTAGTAGAAAAGGAACTTTTGCAGGCGGCGGTTAGAAGAGTATCGATTCTTTCAAATTCGCTAACCCGCCAGGTGAAATTTGCCATTGCTAATGATAACCTCG includes:
- the dnaN gene encoding DNA polymerase III subunit beta — protein: MRFKTNKAKLNTAVSRLQSIVPPKSTIPILSNILFDLQGDKLELKATDLDVSMTSTIDVEVLDKGSITVPAKVFSEIVKELPDYELEIIASENRMEIKCGSGTYKLSGFSAEDFPKLPDIHPGRQIKIKAQSFYEMIKKVLFAVSKDETRPALNGVLWHTSENGLNLVATDGHRLAKITRTDIKITGYKEDIVIPPKILDNLIKLTSDDTGEIGVILNENSIVFMLEDAVITSRLLEGPYPNYEQVVPKDNDKIMLVEKELLQAAVRRVSILSNSLTRQVKFAIANDNLELSATNFDFGGEAKESLKVSYSEEELDIGYNANYILDVLKQIDGDEVQFELSNSTTATVIKPQTSSENETNLFLIMPLRLME